A single Sulfurimonas aquatica DNA region contains:
- the rplF gene encoding 50S ribosomal protein L6 — protein MSRIGKLPVEFAADITVKADGNVITFTKGKTTMDLDTKGNVSFTLEGNTLTFATLSDAREHRAFWGTYRALAANIVTGLTTGYSKQLEINGVGYRAAVKGKVLNLQLGHSHDIDFDLVDGLEATVEKNVITLKSHDKQLLGSAAAKIRSFRPPEPYKGKGVKYMEEHIVRKAGKTAKK, from the coding sequence ATGTCTAGAATTGGAAAATTACCAGTAGAATTTGCAGCTGATATTACAGTTAAAGCAGATGGAAATGTTATTACTTTTACTAAAGGTAAAACAACTATGGATTTAGATACAAAAGGAAATGTTTCTTTTACTCTTGAGGGTAATACATTAACTTTTGCTACTTTATCAGATGCTCGTGAGCATAGAGCTTTTTGGGGAACTTATAGAGCACTTGCGGCAAATATTGTTACAGGTTTAACTACAGGTTACTCTAAACAATTAGAGATCAATGGTGTTGGTTATAGAGCTGCTGTTAAAGGTAAAGTTCTTAATCTTCAACTTGGACACTCACATGATATTGACTTCGATTTAGTTGATGGTCTTGAAGCTACAGTTGAGAAAAATGTTATCACTCTTAAGAGTCATGACAAACAACTTTTAGGTTCAGCAGCTGCAAAAATCAGAAGTTTCCGTCCACCAGAGCCTTACAAAGGTAAAGGTGTGAAATACATGGAAGAGCATATCGTGCGTAAAGCCGGTAAAACTGCTAAGAAGTAA
- the map gene encoding type I methionyl aminopeptidase: protein MAIALRKPQEIEKLRAANKIVGGALELLRANTKVGASLKELDTMAEDYIRSHGAKPSFKGLYGFPNAVCTSLNQVIIHGIPTDYRLQSGDVIGFDIGTELDGWFGDAAISVGVGEITQLDEALIACAKDTLLNSIAEIKEGMRFKELSKILEDNILSAGFVPLKNFCGHGIGKKPHEEPEIPNYLNGANAKSGPKIKNGMVFCLEPMVCQKDSTPIILENKWDVVSADGLRGSHYEHTVAVINGKAEILSLA, encoded by the coding sequence ATGGCGATTGCGCTAAGAAAACCTCAAGAGATAGAAAAACTTCGAGCTGCTAACAAAATTGTTGGCGGTGCTCTTGAGTTACTTCGAGCAAACACAAAAGTTGGAGCTTCTTTAAAAGAGCTTGATACTATGGCAGAGGATTATATTCGCTCTCATGGTGCTAAGCCTTCTTTTAAAGGTCTTTATGGCTTTCCAAATGCTGTTTGTACTTCCCTTAATCAAGTAATCATTCATGGTATCCCAACAGACTATAGACTCCAAAGTGGAGATGTAATAGGTTTCGATATTGGTACTGAGTTAGATGGTTGGTTTGGTGATGCTGCAATTTCAGTTGGTGTTGGTGAGATAACTCAATTAGACGAGGCATTGATCGCTTGTGCTAAAGATACACTTTTAAACTCTATCGCAGAAATCAAAGAAGGCATGCGCTTTAAAGAACTTTCTAAAATATTAGAAGACAATATTTTAAGTGCAGGTTTTGTCCCTTTGAAAAATTTCTGTGGACATGGCATAGGTAAAAAACCTCATGAGGAACCTGAAATTCCAAATTATTTAAATGGTGCAAACGCTAAGTCTGGACCAAAGATAAAGAATGGAATGGTTTTTTGTTTGGAGCCTATGGTATGTCAAAAAGATTCTACTCCTATTATTCTAGAGAATAAATGGGATGTTGTTAGTGCCGATGGTTTACGCGGTTCACACTATGAGCATACTGTTGCAGTTATTAACGGTAAAGCTGAAATATTATCTCTTGCTTAA
- the secY gene encoding preprotein translocase subunit SecY produces the protein MNKNLVNKILITIGFLFIYRLLAYVPVPGVDAAVIASFFDSHQSDALGLFNMFSGNAVERLSIISLGIMPYITASIIMELLAATFPTLGQMKKERDGMVKYMQIIRYATIVITIIQAIGVSVGLQSLTGPTGNSAILADQNTFILLSAISMLAGTMLLMWIGEQITQSGIGNGISLIIFAGIVSAIPSAIGQTITMVNSGAMSFITVIAILALILSTVAIIIYVELGERRIPITYAKKTMMQNQDKRVMNYIPIKVNLAGVIPVIFASAILMFPMTVLSSSTNPTIQGIADLLNPNSYFFNFLTFAFVIFFAFFYASITFNAKDISDNLKRQGGFIPGIRTGNATKEFLNETASRLTFTGALYLGLVATLPFMIIKGMGVPFFFGGTAVLIVVQVALDTMRKVEAQIYSSKYETLSAVGL, from the coding sequence ATGAATAAAAATCTAGTTAATAAGATACTTATTACTATCGGGTTTTTATTTATCTATCGCCTACTGGCTTATGTGCCAGTTCCAGGCGTAGATGCAGCAGTTATTGCATCATTCTTCGACTCACACCAATCAGATGCTCTTGGTTTATTTAACATGTTCAGTGGAAACGCTGTTGAGAGACTATCTATTATATCACTTGGTATTATGCCTTATATCACCGCATCGATTATTATGGAGCTTTTAGCTGCAACATTTCCAACTCTTGGTCAAATGAAAAAAGAGCGTGATGGTATGGTTAAGTATATGCAAATTATTCGTTATGCGACTATTGTTATTACTATAATTCAAGCTATAGGTGTTAGTGTAGGACTTCAGAGTTTAACTGGACCTACAGGAAATAGTGCAATTTTAGCTGATCAAAATACATTTATACTTCTTTCTGCTATCTCAATGTTAGCTGGAACGATGTTACTCATGTGGATTGGTGAGCAGATTACTCAAAGTGGTATCGGTAACGGTATCTCTTTAATAATCTTTGCTGGAATCGTATCAGCTATACCATCAGCTATAGGTCAAACTATAACTATGGTTAACTCTGGTGCTATGAGTTTCATTACTGTAATAGCTATCTTAGCACTTATTTTAAGTACAGTTGCTATTATTATTTATGTTGAACTTGGTGAGCGTCGTATTCCAATTACATATGCTAAAAAGACTATGATGCAAAACCAAGATAAGCGTGTAATGAATTACATTCCTATTAAAGTGAATTTAGCTGGTGTTATTCCAGTTATCTTTGCAAGTGCTATATTGATGTTTCCTATGACTGTATTATCTTCTAGTACTAACCCTACTATTCAAGGTATTGCAGATTTATTAAACCCAAATAGTTACTTTTTTAACTTTTTAACTTTTGCATTTGTTATTTTCTTTGCATTTTTCTATGCATCGATTACTTTTAATGCAAAAGATATATCTGATAACCTTAAACGCCAAGGTGGATTTATTCCAGGTATTCGTACTGGTAATGCGACAAAAGAGTTCTTAAATGAGACTGCAAGTAGATTAACATTTACTGGTGCGCTTTATTTGGGTCTTGTTGCTACTTTACCATTTATGATTATTAAAGGGATGGGTGTTCCATTCTTCTTTGGTGGTACAGCAGTTTTAATCGTTGTTCAAGTTGCACTTGATACAATGAGAAAAGTTGAGGCACAGATTTATTCAAGTAAATATGAAACTCTAAGTGCGGTCGGTCTATAA
- a CDS encoding CvfB family protein: MTLSPYLELGKINTLRVDRDTTPGLFLMAEDGNDVLLPGQYVTQDMIEDTLIDVFLYTDSEDRLVATTLKPKAMLDELALFEVVDVAPFGAFMDWGLTKDLLVPNMFQKTPFTVGEKRYLRVIYDERTHRLVGTEKLGDFFDRKVKGLAINKEAKILVISKTPLGFKCIVNDKYEGLIYHNEIFETINLGDEKTAYVKTIRKDGNIDLTLRKPGSKKSGGSDEKVMTLLKEAKGILPYNYKSDAELIKDIFGLSKKEFKRTLTSLQDAGKIDVKDTGIYIKG, from the coding sequence ATGACACTAAGTCCCTACTTAGAACTAGGAAAGATAAATACACTCAGAGTAGATAGAGATACAACCCCAGGACTCTTTTTGATGGCTGAGGATGGCAATGATGTCCTTTTACCCGGGCAGTATGTAACGCAAGATATGATAGAAGATACACTCATAGATGTATTTTTGTATACAGACTCCGAAGATAGACTTGTTGCAACTACACTAAAGCCAAAAGCTATGCTTGATGAACTTGCTCTCTTTGAGGTTGTTGATGTAGCACCCTTTGGCGCATTTATGGATTGGGGTCTTACAAAAGATCTACTCGTACCAAATATGTTTCAAAAAACTCCATTTACTGTGGGTGAAAAACGCTACTTAAGAGTTATCTATGACGAGAGAACTCATAGACTTGTTGGAACCGAAAAACTAGGCGACTTTTTTGATAGAAAGGTAAAAGGTCTTGCTATTAATAAAGAGGCGAAGATACTTGTTATTTCTAAAACGCCACTAGGTTTTAAATGTATAGTCAACGATAAATATGAAGGTCTTATCTATCATAATGAAATCTTTGAAACTATAAATCTAGGTGATGAAAAAACTGCTTATGTCAAAACGATAAGAAAAGATGGAAATATTGACCTAACTCTTAGAAAACCAGGAAGTAAAAAGAGTGGTGGTTCTGATGAGAAAGTTATGACTCTTCTTAAAGAAGCTAAAGGAATACTTCCATACAACTACAAGAGCGATGCAGAGTTAATTAAAGATATCTTTGGACTAAGTAAAAAAGAGTTTAAGCGAACACTTACATCTCTTCAAGATGCTGGTAAGATAGATGTAAAAGATACTGGCATATATATCAAAGGCTAA
- the rpsE gene encoding 30S ribosomal protein S5 gives MEINRDDFEESIVNIGRVTKVVKGGRRFRFTALIVVGNKNGTIGYGVGKAKEVPDAIRKAVDNAFKNLTTVKIKGSTIAHDIEHKYNASRVLLKPASEGTGVIAGGAARPVLELAGIQDILTKSIGSNNPNTLVRATVEALGRLKG, from the coding sequence ATGGAAATTAACAGAGATGATTTTGAAGAATCAATTGTAAATATTGGTCGTGTTACTAAAGTTGTTAAGGGTGGTAGACGTTTTCGTTTTACTGCACTTATCGTTGTTGGTAACAAGAATGGTACAATCGGATACGGTGTAGGTAAAGCAAAAGAGGTTCCTGATGCTATACGTAAGGCTGTTGATAACGCTTTTAAAAACTTAACAACTGTTAAGATTAAAGGTTCAACAATCGCACACGATATTGAGCATAAATATAACGCTTCTCGCGTTTTACTTAAGCCAGCATCTGAAGGTACGGGTGTAATCGCCGGTGGAGCTGCTCGTCCAGTTCTTGAGCTTGCAGGTATACAAGATATACTTACAAAATCAATCGGTTCAAACAACCCTAACACACTTGTACGTGCTACTGTTGAAGCACTTGGCAGATTAAAAGGATAG
- a CDS encoding MipA/OmpV family protein encodes MKVALLFLLSFASLIYSKEYELELGLGVGALSYPNYIGSKSSQYLALPIPFIRYRGENFRIDEDGINGELFGINGLKLELSMSGSLPASSDKNGARKDMPDLDLSGEIGFEVVYNIYDKGISKLELEFPFRAVFSTNYTRVEYRGITSNPQLKYSLNYKDLTLTFRTGIIAADDVYHSYYYSVKSQYATAQRDAYEAHSGFGGFKNRVGLTYKKGSWWSGAFISYFNVKDAVYKDSPLLETDTALYYGVSLAYIFYTHP; translated from the coding sequence ATGAAGGTTGCTCTACTCTTTTTACTTAGTTTTGCTTCCCTTATATACTCTAAAGAGTATGAACTCGAACTTGGTTTAGGAGTGGGAGCACTAAGTTATCCAAACTACATAGGCTCAAAGTCTTCACAATATTTAGCACTACCGATTCCATTTATCAGATACAGAGGAGAGAATTTTCGCATAGATGAAGATGGAATTAATGGAGAACTTTTTGGAATAAATGGCCTCAAACTTGAGCTAAGCATGAGTGGTTCTCTGCCTGCAAGTAGTGATAAGAATGGTGCGAGAAAAGATATGCCTGATTTAGACTTAAGTGGTGAAATTGGCTTTGAGGTTGTCTATAATATCTATGATAAAGGTATAAGTAAACTAGAACTAGAGTTTCCATTTAGAGCAGTATTTTCTACCAATTACACTAGAGTAGAGTATAGAGGAATAACTTCAAATCCACAACTAAAGTACTCGCTTAACTATAAAGACTTAACACTTACATTTCGTACAGGTATAATTGCTGCAGATGATGTATACCATAGTTACTATTATTCTGTAAAGAGTCAATATGCTACTGCTCAGCGTGATGCATATGAAGCACATAGTGGTTTTGGAGGTTTTAAAAATCGAGTAGGATTAACCTATAAAAAAGGTTCTTGGTGGAGCGGTGCCTTTATTTCATACTTTAATGTTAAAGATGCTGTTTACAAGGACTCTCCCTTACTTGAAACAGATACAGCCTTGTACTACGGAGTTTCACTAGCTTATATATTTTATACTCATCCCTAA
- the rplO gene encoding 50S ribosomal protein L15, which yields MGIENLTPAEGSTANRKRVGRGQASGTGKTAARGQKGQKSRSGYKRKRNFEGGQQPLAKRMPKIGFTSRVIKPYVINVGKIKAVAELAEITVEAIRGVHKMSASVTKIKLVGATAKDLASKIKDENVTTTGN from the coding sequence ATGGGTATTGAAAATTTAACACCTGCTGAAGGTTCTACTGCTAATCGTAAACGTGTTGGACGTGGACAAGCTTCTGGTACTGGTAAGACTGCAGCTCGTGGTCAAAAAGGTCAGAAGTCTCGTTCAGGTTACAAGAGAAAAAGAAACTTTGAGGGTGGTCAACAACCACTTGCAAAGCGTATGCCTAAAATTGGTTTTACATCACGTGTAATTAAACCATATGTAATTAATGTAGGTAAAATTAAAGCTGTTGCTGAACTTGCTGAAATCACTGTAGAAGCAATTCGTGGTGTTCACAAGATGAGTGCTAGTGTTACTAAAATAAAACTAGTAGGAGCTACTGCGAAAGATTTAGCTTCGAAAATTAAAGACGAAAACGTTACTACAACAGGTAACTAA
- the infA gene encoding translation initiation factor IF-1, producing MAKADVIEVDGKIIEALPNATFRVELENGHIILCHIAGKMRMHYIKILPGDKVKLELTPYSLDKGRITYRYK from the coding sequence ATGGCTAAAGCAGACGTTATTGAAGTTGATGGCAAGATTATTGAGGCATTGCCAAACGCAACTTTTCGTGTTGAATTAGAAAATGGACATATTATTTTATGTCACATTGCTGGAAAGATGAGAATGCACTATATTAAAATTCTTCCAGGTGATAAAGTGAAACTGGAGCTAACTCCATACTCTCTTGATAAAGGTCGTATCACTTATAGATACAAGTAG
- the rplR gene encoding 50S ribosomal protein L18 yields the protein MNAKVLKSKVANRVKRKLRIRAKISGCASLPRVSVFRSNRYLSVQAIDDVAGSTVCALNSKATGHKANREGAAALGEAFAAKLKEANINEIVFDRNGYQYHGVIAAFGDSLRANEIKF from the coding sequence ATGAATGCTAAAGTATTAAAATCTAAAGTAGCAAATCGCGTTAAGCGTAAGTTACGTATTCGTGCAAAAATATCTGGTTGTGCTTCACTTCCTCGTGTTTCTGTATTTCGTTCAAACCGTTATTTAAGTGTGCAGGCTATTGATGATGTAGCTGGCAGTACTGTATGTGCACTTAATTCAAAAGCTACTGGTCATAAAGCTAATAGAGAAGGTGCAGCTGCACTTGGTGAAGCATTTGCTGCTAAACTAAAAGAAGCTAACATCAACGAGATAGTATTTGATCGTAATGGTTACCAGTATCACGGTGTTATCGCTGCATTTGGTGATTCACTTCGTGCTAACGAAATTAAGTTTTAG
- a CDS encoding arsenate reductase ArsC, whose amino-acid sequence MNKKVLLLCSDNSSLSIIAQAILTKYLSEIDFFSGATKKSKKIDANVIKSLSSHLLWRDEYNSKVYDQNPDINYDLVITLCDKSSKECPKSLSKSTQIQIEYDVPTKNSLSEIEQIIKEMKMELIPIVRNELSE is encoded by the coding sequence GTGAATAAAAAAGTACTTCTCTTATGCAGTGATAACAGCTCGCTCTCCATCATCGCCCAAGCAATACTTACAAAGTATCTAAGTGAAATTGATTTTTTTAGTGGCGCTACAAAAAAGAGTAAAAAGATAGATGCAAATGTCATCAAATCTCTTAGTAGTCATTTACTTTGGAGAGATGAATATAACTCAAAGGTTTATGATCAAAATCCAGATATAAATTATGATTTAGTAATTACGCTCTGTGATAAGTCTTCTAAGGAGTGTCCAAAATCACTCTCAAAGTCTACTCAGATTCAGATAGAGTATGATGTTCCCACAAAAAACTCTCTAAGTGAAATCGAGCAGATTATAAAAGAGATGAAGATGGAGTTAATACCTATAGTTAGAAATGAACTCAGTGAATAA
- a CDS encoding chorismate mutase yields MSNLKKCNTLEEVRSEIDKIDDQLVETISDRSHLIRQAASFKNSVDEVKAQDRIDFIIQRVRHKGIQLGINPNMLAEIFTIMIDEMVEMEISEFRNSDVF; encoded by the coding sequence ATGTCTAATTTAAAAAAATGTAATACACTCGAAGAAGTAAGAAGTGAGATAGATAAAATAGATGATCAACTAGTAGAAACTATTTCAGATAGAAGTCACTTAATTCGTCAAGCAGCAAGCTTTAAAAACAGTGTAGATGAAGTAAAGGCCCAAGACAGAATTGATTTTATAATTCAAAGAGTACGTCATAAAGGCATTCAACTAGGGATTAATCCAAATATGCTTGCAGAAATTTTTACTATAATGATAGATGAAATGGTAGAGATGGAGATATCAGAGTTTAGAAATTCTGATGTATTTTAA